The Euphorbia lathyris chromosome 8, ddEupLath1.1, whole genome shotgun sequence genome has a window encoding:
- the LOC136203155 gene encoding leucine-rich repeat receptor-like protein kinase TDR produces MEIFHFFYLKVFLSFLFSSLVLATDPYSEALFSFKSDLIDHHNSLSDWLLPPAQNPSIKIHACSWSGVKCNRNFTAVISLHLSEKNLAGAFPGKHIGVFTDLVDLNLSHNSFSGKLPFQIFNLTNLRSLDISRNNFSGEFPPGISSLADLVVLDAFSNSFSGTLPVEISQLEYLKILNLAGSYFKGPIPPEYGSFKRLEFIHLAGNLLEGHIPPELGRLKTVTHMEIGYNSYDGSIPWQLGNMSELQYLDIAGATLSGSIPKQLSNLTKLHSLFLFRNQLSGLLPWELGKILPLSSLDLSDNLLSGPIPESFAELKNLRLLSLMYNEMNGSVPQGIAELPSLDTLLIWDNYFSGSLPEGLGRNSKLKWVDVSTNNFVGSIPPDICAGGVLFKLILFSNNFSGTLSPSISNCSSLVRLRIEDNSFSGQIPLKFSHLPDITYMDLSRNNFTGGIPADISLASRLEYFNISQNRELGGTIPARTWSWPRLQNFSASECNISGHLPSFNSCKSISVIELDRNSLAGSLPASISDCKALANLDMANNKFTGVIPQELASLQALGFIDLSHNNFSGSFPVKFAESSSLVLLNVSFNDISGSIPSNKVFESMGSSAFAGNEKLCGRPLQRCHASMAIFGSKGTRKLTWVLLLCAGVVMFIVASAWGIVYIRKGSKGQWKMVSFSGLPRFTANDVLRSFSSTEAVPHLSSSVCKAVLPTGITVSVKTIEFEAKRTKIVTEFVTQMGNRRHKNLIRLLGFCYNKQLAYLLYDYLPNGNLAEKINVKRDWEAKYKLVISIARGLCFLHHECYPAIFHGDLKSGNVVFDENMEPHLAEFGIKYLAEMSKSSSPATLSMKNTGESNLNVKEELDADIYRLGEIILEILTNGRFVNGGGSIESKGKEALIGEIYDENEGGCYSESVREEIKLVVEVALLCTTSRAADRPSMEDVLNLLSGFKSQRK; encoded by the exons atGGAGATCTTCCATTTCTTCTACTTGAAGGTTTTCCTGTCCTTCCTTTTCTCTTCTCTTGTTCTAGCTACTGATCCATACTCAGAGGCCCTTTTCAGCTTCAAATCTGACCTTATTGATCATCATAACTCTTTATCTGACTGGTTACTGCCTCCTGCTCAAAACCCATCAATCAAAATCCATGCTTGTTCATGGTCTGGTGTTAAATGCAACAGAAATTTCACGGCGGTCATTTCTCTTCACCTTTCTGAGAAGAATCTTGCCGGTGCATTCCCAGGTAAACATATCGGAGTCTTCACTGACCTTGTTGATCTCAATCTCAGTCACAACTCCTTCTCTGGCAAACttccttttcaaatttttaaccTAACTAATTTAAGAAGCTTAGATATCAGCAGAAACAATTTTTCTGGGGAATTTCCGCCTGGGATTTCCAGTCTCGCAGACCTTGTTGTTCTTGATGCTTTTAGCAACAGCTTTTCAGGGACGTTGCCAGTTGAAATTTCCCAACTTGAATACCTCAAGATTCTCAATCTTGCTGGTAGTTATTTTAAGGGACCAATCCCACCTGAATATGGTTCCTTCAAGAGATTAGAGTTCATTCACCTGGCCGGAAATCTCCTCGAAGGTCATATACCTCCGGAATTAGGGAGATTAAAGACAGTTACCCATATGGAAATTGGGTACAATTCATATGATGGAAGTATCCCATGGCAATTGGGTAATATGAGTGAGCTTCAATATCTTGATATAGCTGGAGCAACTCTGTCTGGATCAATTCCGAAGCAACTTTCCAATCTCACCAAGCTTCATTCGCTATTCCTCTTCAGAAACCAGCTCTCTGGGTTGCTTCCGTGGGAATTGGGGAAAATCTTGCCTCTTTCAAGCTTGGATCTTTCTGATAATCTACTTTCTGGGCCAATACCAGAGAGTTTTGCAGAGTTGAAAAATCTTAGGCTGCTAAGTCTTATGTACAATGAAATGAATGGCTCTGTTCCACAAGGCATTGCAGAGCTTCCATCTCTTGATACTCTGTTGATATGGGATAATTACTTTTCTGGATCACTTCCTGAGGGTTTAGGCAGGAATTCTAAGCTCAAATGGGTAGATGTTTCAACCAACAATTTTGTAGGCAGCATTCCACCTGATATTTGTGCAGGAGGTGTCTTGTTCAAGTTGATCCTCTTTTCCAACAATTTTAGTGGTACCCTCTCTCCTTCAATTTCCAATTGTTCTTCCCTTGTTCGTCTTCGAATTGAAGACAATTCCTTCTCTGGTCAAATCCCTTTGAAATTCAGCCATTTACCTGATATCACATACATGGACCTGTCTAGGAACAACTTCACTGGTGGAATTCCTGCAGATATCTCCCTAGCTTCCAGGCTTGAATATTTCAATATCTCCCAAAATCGAGAGCTTGGAGGTACTATCCCAGCACGGACATGGTCTTGGCCGCGTCTCCAAAATTTCTCAGCATCTGAATGTAACATTTCAGGCCATCTTCCTTCTTTCAACTCTTGCAAATCTATTTCTGTCATAGAATTAGACAGGAACAGTCTAGCAGGCAGCTTGCCAGCAAGTATATCTGATTGCAAGGCTCTTGCAAATTTAGATATGGCTAATAATAAGTTTACTGGTGTTATACCTCAGGAGCTTGCTAGTCTTCAAGCTCTAGGTTTCATAGATTTGTCACATAATAACTTCAGTGGTTCATTTCCAGTGAAGTTTGCTGAATCTTCAAGCTTAGTACTTCTCAATGTGTCCTTTAACGATATCTCTGGATCCATTCCCTCCAATAAGGTGTTTGAATCTATGGGCAGCAGTGCATTTGCTGGAAATGAGAAGCTGTGTGGAAGACCCTTGCAACGCTGTCATGCTTCGATGGCGATATTTGGCAGCAAAGGCACGAGAAAGCTCACATGGGTTCTGCTGTTGTGTGCAGGGGTAGTTATGTTCATTGTGGCATCGGCTTGGGGGATAGTTTATATCCGTAAAGGCAGTAAAGGCCAATGGAAAATGGTCTCCTTCAGCGGACTCCCTCGATTCACTGCCAATGATGTTTTGAGAAGCTTTAGCTCAACAGAAGCAGTTCCACACCTATCATCTTCAGTTTGCAAAGCAGTTCTCCCTACAGGAATAACAGTTTCTGTGAAAACGATTGAGTTTGAAGCGAAGAGAACGAAGATTGTGACAGAATTCGTTACGCAAATGGGGAACAGAAGGCACAAGAACTTGATCAGATTGCTGGGATTTTGCTACAACAAGCAACTAGCTTACCTCTTATATGACTACTTGCCCAATGGGAATTTGGCAGAGAAAATCAATGTGAAAAGAGATTGGGAAGCCAAATACAAACTTGTAATTTCCATAGCAAGGGGACTCTGCTTCCTTCATCATGAATGCTATCCAGCAATTTTCCATGGTGATTTGAAGTCCGGAAACGTAGTGTTTGATGAGAATATGGAACCTCATTTGGCTGAATTCgggattaagtaccttgcagaAATGTCTAAATCTTCATCTCCAGCAACACTTTCCATGAAAAATACAG GTGAATCCAACCTTAACGTAAAAGAGGAGCTGGACGCGGATATATACAGGTTGGGAGAGATAATTCTGGAAATCTTGACGAACGGTAGATTTGTAAATGGCGGAGGAAGCATAGAAAGCAAGGGTAAGGAGGCATTGATAGGAGAGATTTATGATGAGAATGAAGGTGGATGTTATTCTGAATCGGTGCGAGAGGAGATCAAACTTGTAGTTGAAGTTGCTTTGCTCTGCACAACAAGTAGAGCAGCTGATAGGCCATCCATGGAAGATGTGCTCAACCTTTTATCAGGGTTTAAGTCACAGAGAAAATAA